The DNA segment GTCCTGGAGGAGTAGGGAATGGTCGGCAGTAGGGAGGCGCGGAGGGCCGGCCGAATCTTCTCCCCATGCGCTTTCTGACCTACGTGGAGGACGGCGTCCCGCGGCTGGGGCTGCTGGACGGGGAGATGGTGCTGGATGTGGCGCGGGCCCACCGCCGGCTGCTGGGGCGGGCCCGGGCGCATGAGGCCATCGGCGACCTGCTCACCTTCATCGAGCGCGGCTCGCTCGGACTGGCCCGGCGGCTGCTGGCGCTGGGCCGCGCGCAGCGAAAGGCCGCCGGGCTGTGGCGCCCCCTCGGAGGCCTGCGCCTGCTGGCGCCGATCCCCCGGCCGCGGAAGAACATCTTCTGCATGGGGCGCAACTACGCCGCCCACGCCCGCGAGAGCGGCGGCACCGTCCCCGACGCGCCGGTGTGGTTCACCAAGCCCCCGACGGCCGTCGTGGGACCGGAGGCGCCGGTCGTCCACCACGACGCCACCGCCGCGCTGGACTACGAGGCGGAGCTCGTCGCCGTGATCGGTCGGCGAGGGCGGGACATCCCGGAGGCCCGGGCGCTCGAGTACGTCTTCGGCTACACGGTGATGAACGACGTCACGGCGCGCGACCTGCAGCGGGGGCGGGGCCAGTGGTTCAAGGGGAAATCCCTCGACACCTTCGCGCCCCTGGGCCCCTGGGTGGTGCACCGGTCGGCCATCCCCGACCCGCAGCGCCTGGTGGTCCGCTCGCGGGTGAACGGGGAGAGGCGGCAGGAGGCCACCACGGCGGACATGGTCTTCACGGTGCCCCAGCTCATCGCCGACCTCTCGCACGGGCTCACCCTGGAGCCGGGGGACCTCATCGCCACCGGGACGCCGGAAGGGGTGGGGATGGGTTTCTCACCGCCAAAGTGGCTTCACCCCGGGGACGTGGTGGAGGTGGAGGTCGAGGGGATCGGCACGCTGCGCAACCGGATCGTCGCACCGCCCAAGCGCTGAGAGGAATGACGGGGAGGGCCGCAGGGCCAGCGCCAGCACGGCGGGATCCTCCCGCGGGAAGTGCTTCCGCAGGTGGGTGATGCCACCGCCCTGTCCTGGCGCATGAGCTGATTGCCCCGCCGCACGGCGCGGATCCACCGGCGCAGCACGGCCCCCTGCTGGTTGGCGTAGACGTTGTGCACCGCCACCCTGGGCGTCTACCGGCTGACGTTCCGGGCCCGCGCCACCTCGTGGTCGGTGTTAATGTGGAGACGATGCGCCTGACGGACCTCCTCGCCCCTCTGGACGGGGCCCGGGTCCATGGGGACGCGGCCCGCCCGGTGCGCGGGCTGGCCTACGACTCCCGGCAGGTGGCTCCGGGCGACCTCTTCGCGGCCATCCGCGGCTTTACCCACGACGGCCACGCCTTCGCCCCCGACGCCGTGGCCCGCGGAGCGGTGGCCGTCCTGGTGGAGCGCCGGCTCGCCCTGCCGGACGGCGTCACCCAGGTCGTGGTCCCCGACACCCGCGCCGCGCTGGGGCCGCTTGCGGCCGCGTTCTACGGCCACCCCTCCCGCGACCTGGTGGTCATCGGCGTCACCGGCACCAACGGCAAGGGGGTGACGACCTACTTCGTCGATGCCATCCTGGCCGCCGCCGGGCACCGCCCCGCCGTCATCGGTACCATGGGGGTGAAGGGGCCGCAGGGGACGGCGGAGACCGCCCGCACCACCCCGGAGGCGCCCGACCTGCAGCGGCTGTTGAGCGACCTGCGCGGCCAGGGCGTCACCCACGTGGCCATGGAGGTGGCCTCACACGCGCTGGCGCTGCACCGCGTGGCGGGGACGCACGTGCGCGTGGCCGTCTTCACCAACCTGACGCGCGACCACCTCGACTTCCACGGGACCTTCGAGGCCTATCGGGACGCCAAGCGCCGCCTCTTCGAGATGGTGGCGCCGGACGGCGCCGCCGTGGCGAACGCCGACGACCCCGCGGGCGAGGTGATGGCCGCTGCCAGCCGCGCGCCGGTCCTGCGGTTCACGCTGCGCCCCCCGGGGGCACTGCCGGCCGGATGGGTCGCGGCCCGCGACGTCCAGCTGGAGCTGCACGGCTCGACCTTCACCCTGGAGGCGGAGGGGCGCCGGGTGCCGGCGCGGCTGCGCATCGGCGGCGGGTTCAACGTGGCCAACGCGCTGGCGGCCGTGGGGGTGGGGCTGGCCCTCGGGGTTCCGCTCGAGACCGCCGCGGCGGCGCTGGCCGAGGTGCGCGGCGTGCCCGGGCGCTTCGAGCCGGTGGAGGAGGGGCAGGGGTTCGCCGTCGTCGTCGAC comes from the Armatimonadota bacterium genome and includes:
- a CDS encoding fumarylacetoacetate hydrolase family protein; its protein translation is MRFLTYVEDGVPRLGLLDGEMVLDVARAHRRLLGRARAHEAIGDLLTFIERGSLGLARRLLALGRAQRKAAGLWRPLGGLRLLAPIPRPRKNIFCMGRNYAAHARESGGTVPDAPVWFTKPPTAVVGPEAPVVHHDATAALDYEAELVAVIGRRGRDIPEARALEYVFGYTVMNDVTARDLQRGRGQWFKGKSLDTFAPLGPWVVHRSAIPDPQRLVVRSRVNGERRQEATTADMVFTVPQLIADLSHGLTLEPGDLIATGTPEGVGMGFSPPKWLHPGDVVEVEVEGIGTLRNRIVAPPKR
- a CDS encoding UDP-N-acetylmuramoyl-L-alanyl-D-glutamate--2,6-diaminopimelate ligase; this translates as MRLTDLLAPLDGARVHGDAARPVRGLAYDSRQVAPGDLFAAIRGFTHDGHAFAPDAVARGAVAVLVERRLALPDGVTQVVVPDTRAALGPLAAAFYGHPSRDLVVIGVTGTNGKGVTTYFVDAILAAAGHRPAVIGTMGVKGPQGTAETARTTPEAPDLQRLLSDLRGQGVTHVAMEVASHALALHRVAGTHVRVAVFTNLTRDHLDFHGTFEAYRDAKRRLFEMVAPDGAAVANADDPAGEVMAAASRAPVLRFTLRPPGALPAGWVAARDVQLELHGSTFTLEAEGRRVPARLRIGGGFNVANALAAVGVGLALGVPLETAAAALAEVRGVPGRFEPVEEGQGFAVVVDYAHTPDGLENVLRTARQITPGRVIVVFGCGGDRDRTKRPVMGRLAMELADLAVVTSDNPRSEEPRAIIEEILEGARAVPSARYAVEPDRRAAIALAIAEARPGDCVVIAGKGHEPYQEIAGVRHPFDDRAVAREVLRARLGAGGAGPTGPAGTGARPGRSA